Proteins encoded together in one Penicillium digitatum chromosome 1, complete sequence window:
- a CDS encoding Extracellular triacylglycerol lipase, putative, whose amino-acid sequence MTSTLLSHLLLYICFLSLVTARNEKHISTDLFNSLEELSRLVDISYCVGTTGVQQPFQCLSRCDEFPDLELVTTWNTGVLLSDSCGYIALSHTPTAKQIILAFRGTYSITNTIIDLSAYPQAYIPYPDPEEKSTTTLIPADPHCENCTVHAGFMRSWLHTRTEILPAVTTLRQNYPDYAVTLVGHSLGGAVAALAGLEMRLTGWDATVTTFGEPMIGNGAFAAFLDEQFGLVDGMSIPSLEGGQRFRRVTHFGDPVPRLPLAEWGYSPHSGEVFIMREGLPPRRADVVHCAGAEDSGCIAGGGAEGALAELYRDLNVPVGLAGSGSGGEACLSSGRDGGRRDVSEEQAVLGFESPDIADCEDGLSPLRWDWSLIPARYRLWELFYAHRDYFWRIGLCVPGGDPTG is encoded by the exons TATCTCATCTACTGCTATACATCTGTTTCCTGAGCCTCGTCACTGCCCGGAATGAGAAGCATATATCAACCGACCTATTCAACTCCCTGGAAGAGTTATCCCGGCTCGTAGACATTTCATACTGCGTCGGAACAACGGGAGTACAGCAACCATTCCAGTGCCTCAGCCGCTGCGACGAGTTCCCAGATCTAGAACTAGTAACT ACCTGGAATACGGGCGTTCTCCTCTCTGACTCATGCGGCTACATAGCCCTCTCCCACACCCCCACCGCCAAACAAATCATCCTCGCCTTCCGCGGCACCTACTCCATCACAAACACCATAATCGACCTCTCCGCCTATCCCCAAGCCTACATCCCCTACCCAGATCCGGAAGAAAAATCCACCACAACCCTTATTCCCGCAGATCCCCACTGCGAAAACTGCACCGTCCACGCGGGCTTCATGCGCTCATGGCTTCACACCAGAACAGAAATCCTTCCAGCCGTCACCACCCTGCGCCAAAACTACCCCGATTACGCCGTAACGCTAGTCGGCCATTCCCTTGGCGGCGCGGTCGCAGCACTAGCAGGACTGGAGATGCGTCTCACGGGCTGGGATGCGACGGTGACGACGTTCGGGGAGCCGATGATCGGGAACGGGGCGTTTGCGGCATTCCTCGATGAGCAATTCGGGCTCGTGGATGGGATGTCGATTCCCTCGCTTGAAGGGGGTCAGCGGTTCCGTCGTGTCACGCATTTCGGGGATCCGGTTCCTAGGCTGCCGCTTGCTGAGTGGGGATATAGTCCTCATTCTGGGGAGGTTTTTATCATGAGGGAGGGATTGCCACCACGGAGGGCGGATGTGGTTCATTGTGCTGGTGCGGAGGATTCAGGATGTATTGCGGGCGGCGGGGCGGAGGGGGCTTTGGCTGAATTATATCGGGATTTGAATGTTCCTGTTGGACTGGCCGGGTCTGGTTCTGGTGGGGAGGCGTGTCTGTCGAGTGGGCGTGATGGGGGTCGTAGAGATGTTTCTGAGGAGCAGGCGGTCTTGGGATTTGAGAGTCCGGATATTGCTGATTGTGAGGATGGATTATCGCCTCTCCGGTGGGATTGGTCTCTTATACCGGCGAGGTATCGGCTTTGGGAGCTGTTTTATGCTCATCGAGATTATTTTTGGCGAATTGGTCTTTGTGTTCCTGGGGGAGATCCAACTGGGTAG